In a single window of the Rhinolophus ferrumequinum isolate MPI-CBG mRhiFer1 chromosome 21, mRhiFer1_v1.p, whole genome shotgun sequence genome:
- the SREBF1 gene encoding sterol regulatory element-binding protein 1 isoform X3, which translates to MDEAPFSEAALKQALAEPCELDAALLTDIEGAAGAGRGQRPGHPAGVAGAGHRAMDCTFEDMLQLINNQDSDFPGLFDPPYAGGEAGGTDPPSPEATSPGSLSPTHVAMNSPLEAFLGGPKAAPSPVSPPQPASALKMYPSVPAFSPGPGIKEEPVPLTILQPPAPKPLSGALLPQSFPAPAPAQFSSAPVLSYPSPPGGFAAGTPPGSTPQPLPGLPGAPPISLHTQVQSTAPQQLLTAAATPTVGPGTTTVTSQIQQVPVLLQPHFIKADSLLLTTMKTDMGAPMKAAGVSSLAPGTAVQTGPLQTLVSGGTILATVPLVVDADKLPINRLVASGKALGSAQSRGEKRTAHNAIEKRYRSSINDKIIELKDLVVGTEAKLNKSAVLRKAIDYIRFLQQSNQKLKQENLGLRTAAHKSKSLKDLVSACGSGGNLDVRMEGIQPEVVDTLSPPPSDAGSPFQSSPLSLGSRNSGSGGSGSDSEPDSPVFEDSQGKPEQLPSPHGRAMLDRSRLALCALVFVCLSCNPLASLLGSWGLSGPSYATSIHQGSRRNMLGTEDRDGPGWAPWLLPPLVWLTNGLLVLVALALLFVYGEPVTRPHSGPAVHFWRHRKQADLDLARGDFAQAAQQLWLALRALGRPLPTSHLDLACSLLWNLIRHLLQRLWVGRWLAGRAGGLQRDCALQADARTSARDAALVYHKLHQLHTMGKYTGGHIAATNLALSALNLAECSGDTVSVATLAEIYVAAALRVKTSLPRALHFLTRFFLSSARQACLAQSGSVPLAMQWLCHPVGHRFFVDGDWAVCSPPRESLYSSAGNPVDPLAQVTQLFREHLLERALNCVAQPSPSPASADGDREFSDALGYLQLLTSCCDAAGAPACSFSISSSMTATTGTDPVAKWWASLTAVVTHWLRRDEEAAERLYPLVEHLPLALQESEKPLPRAALHSFRAARALLGRGKAESGPASLTVCEKASEYLQDSLATTPVGSSIDKAMQLLLCDLLLVARTSLWRRQQLPAPAQASQGPSNGAQASALELRGFQRDLSGLRRLAQSFRPAMRRVFLHEATARLMAGASPTRTHQLLDRSLRRRAGPCSKGGAGVELEPRPTRREHAEALLLASCYLPPCFLSSPGQRVGMLAEAERMLEKLGDRRLLHDCQQMLMRLGGGTTVTSS; encoded by the exons ggcgggggcggggcggg GCCAGCGGCCTGGACACCCTGCAGGGGTGGCAGGCGCCGGCCACAGAGCCATGGATTGCACGTTCGAAG aCATGCTTCAGCTCATCAACAACCAAGACAGTGACTTCCCTGGCCTGTTTGACCCCCCCTATGCTGGGGGCGAAGCAGGGGGCACAGACCCCCCCAGTCCTGAAGCCACCTCCCCGGGCAGCTTGTCTCCAACTCATGTCGCGATGAACTCCCCACTCGAAGCCTTCCTGGGAGGGCCTAAGGCAGCACCCTCacctgtgtcccctccccagcctgcatCTGCACTGAAGATGTACCCATCTGTGCCTGCCTTCTCCCCTGGGCCTGGTATCAAGGAGGAGCCGGTGCCGCTTACCATCCTGCAGCCCCCCGCGCCGAAGCCCCTGTCAGGGGCCCTCCTGCCCCAGAGCTTTCCAGCCCCGGCCCCAGCGCAGTTCAGCTCTGCCCCTGTGTTGAGCTATCCCAGTCCTCCTGGAGGCTTTGCCGCAG GTACACCTCCAGGGAGCACCCCACAGCCGCTGCCTGGCCTGCCAGGGGCCCCACCCATCTCCTTGCACACCCAGGTCCAGAGCACAGCCCCTCAGCAGCTGTTGACGGCCGCAGCCACCCCCACAGTGGGCCCTGGAACCACCACTGTGACCTCGCAGATCCAGCAGGTCCCG gtcTTGCTGCAGCCCCACTTCATCAAGGCAGACTCTCTGCTCCTGACAACCATGAAAACGGACATGGGAGCCCCCATGAAGGCAGCGGGTgtcagctccctggcccctggcacAGCTGTGCAGACAGGGCCTTTGCAG ACCCTGGTGAGTGGCGGAACCATCTTGGCGACAGTGCCACTGGTAGTGGACGCTGACAAGTTGCCCATCAACCGGCTGGTGGCCAGTGGCAAGGCCTTGGGCTCGGCCCAGAGCCGTGGTGAGAAGCGTACAGCTCACAATGCCATTGAGAAGCGCTACCGCTCCTCCATCAATGACAAGATCATCGAGCTGAAGGACCTGGTAGTGGGCACTGAGGCGAAG CTGAATAAATCTGCTGTCTTGCGTAAGGCCATCGACTACATCCGCTTCCTACAACAGAGCAACCAGAAACTCAAGCAGGAGAACTTGGGTCTGCGCACTGCTGCCCACAAAAGCA AATCTTTGAAGGACCTGGTGTCAGCTTGTGGCAGTGGAGGCAACTTGGACGTGCGCATGGAGGGCATTCAGCCTGAGGTGGTGGACACACTGAGCCCACCACCCTCAGATGCAGGCTCACCCTTCCAGAGCAGCCCCTTGTCCCTTGGCAGCAGGAATAGTGGCAGTGGTGGCAGTGGCAGTGACTCTGAGCCCGACAGCCCAGTCTTCGAGGACAGCCAG GGAAAGCCAGAACAGCTGCCGTCCCCCCACGGCCGGGCCATGCTGGACCGCTCCCGCCTGGCCCTGTGTGCGCTCGtctttgtctgtctctcctgCAACCCTTTGGCCTCCCTGCTGGGCAGCTGGGGTCTCTCTGGCCCCTCGTATGCCACCAGCATCCACCAGGGTTCCAGGCGCAACATGCTGGGCACTGAGGACAGAG ATGGCCCTGGCTGGGCCCCGTGGCTGCTGCCCCCACTGGTCTGGCTGACCAATGGGCTGCTGGTGCTAGTCGCCTTGGCGCTTCTCTTTGTCTATGGAGAGCCGGTCACGCGGCCCCACTCAGGCCCGGCTGTGCACTTCTGGAGGCATCGCAAGCAGGCTGACCTGGACTTGGCCCGG GGGGACTTTGCCCAGGCCGCCCAGCAGCTGTGGCTGGCCCTGCGCGCGCTGGGccggcccctgcccacctcccacctggACCTGGCCTGTAGCCTGCTCTGGAACCTCATCCGCCATCTGCTGCAACGGCTCTGGGTGGGCCGCTGGCTGGCAGGCCGGGCAGGGGGTCTGCAAAGGGACTGCGCTCTGCAGGCAGACGCCCGTACCAGTGCCCGAGATGCGGCCCTTGTCTACCACAAGCTGCACCAGCTTCACACCATGG GGAAGTACACTGGTGGGCACATCGCTGCCACCAACCTGGCGCTGAGTGCGCTGAACCTGGCAGAATGTTCAGGGGACACTGTGTCTGTGGCCACGCTGGCTGAGATCTATGTGGCCGCCGCGCTAAGGGTCAAGACCAGTCTCCCGCGGGCCTTACATTTTCTGACA CGCTTCTTCCTGAGTAGCGCCCGCCAggcctgcctggcacagagtggctCAGTGCCGCTTGCCATGCAGTGGCTCTGCCACCCTGTGGGCCACCGTTTCTTCGTGGATGGGGACTGGGCCGTGTGCAGCCCCCCGAGGGAGAGCCTGTACAGCTCGGCTGGGAACCCAG TGGACCCCCTGGCGCAGGTGACTCAGCTGTTCCGTGAACATCTCTTGGAACGAGCACTGAATTGTGTGGCCCAGCCTAGCCCCAGCCCTGCATCAGCTGACGGGGACAG GGAATTCTCAGATGCCCTTGGGTACCTGCAGCTACTGACCAGCTGTTGCGACGCCGCCGGGGCTCCGGCCTGCAGCTTCTCCATCAGCTCCAGCATGACCGCCACCACCG GCACAGACCCAGTGGCCAAGTGGTGGGCTTCCCTGACGGCTGTGGTGACCCACTGGCTGCGGCGGGACGAGGAGGCAGCTGAACGACTGTACCCACTGGTAGAACACCTGCCCCTCGCCCTGCAGGAGTCAGA GAAACCCCTGCCAAGGGCAGCTCTGCACTCCTTCCGGGCTGCCCGGGCCCTGCTGGGCCGCGGGAAGGCAGAGTCTGGCCCGGCCAGCCTGACCGTTTGTGAGAAGGCCAGTGAGTACCTGCAGGACAGCCTGGCCACTACACCAGTTGGCAGCTCCATTGAcaag GCCATGCAGCTGCTCCTGTGTGACCTGCTCCTTGTGGCGCGCACTAGCCTGTGGCGGCGGCAACAGCTGCCTGCACCAGCCCAGGCCTCGCAGGGCCCGAGCAATGGAGCCCAGGCCTCTGCCCTCGAGCTGCGTGGCTTCCAGCGGGACCTGAGTGGCCTGAGGCGTTTGGCGCAGAGCTTCCGGCCAGCCATGCGGCGG GTGTTTCTACATGAGGCCACAGCCCGGCTGATGGCAGGGGCCAGTCCCACGCGGACACACCAGCTGCTGGACCGCAGTCTGAGGAGGAGGGCAGGCCCCTGCAGCAAAGGAG GTGCGGGGGTGGAGCTGGAGCCAAGGCCCACGAGGCGGGAGCATGCCGAGGCTCTGCTGCTGGCCTCCTGCTACCTGCCGCCCTGCTTCCTGTCGTCCCCGGGGCAGCGCGTGGGCATGCTGGCCGAGGCGGAGCGCATGCTCGAGAAGCTCGGCGATCGCCGGCTGCTGCACGACTGCCAGCAGATGCTCATGCGCCTGGGCGGCGGGACCACGGTCACCTCCAGCTAG
- the SREBF1 gene encoding sterol regulatory element-binding protein 1 isoform X2 has translation MDEAPFSEAALKQALAEPCELDAALLTDIEDMLQLINNQDSDFPGLFDPPYAGGEAGGTDPPSPEATSPGSLSPTHVAMNSPLEAFLGGPKAAPSPVSPPQPASALKMYPSVPAFSPGPGIKEEPVPLTILQPPAPKPLSGALLPQSFPAPAPAQFSSAPVLSYPSPPGGFAAGTPPGSTPQPLPGLPGAPPISLHTQVQSTAPQQLLTAAATPTVGPGTTTVTSQIQQVPVLLQPHFIKADSLLLTTMKTDMGAPMKAAGVSSLAPGTAVQTGPLQTLVSGGTILATVPLVVDADKLPINRLVASGKALGSAQSRGEKRTAHNAIEKRYRSSINDKIIELKDLVVGTEAKLNKSAVLRKAIDYIRFLQQSNQKLKQENLGLRTAAHKSKSLKDLVSACGSGGNLDVRMEGIQPEVVDTLSPPPSDAGSPFQSSPLSLGSRNSGSGGSGSDSEPDSPVFEDSQGKPEQLPSPHGRAMLDRSRLALCALVFVCLSCNPLASLLGSWGLSGPSYATSIHQGSRRNMLGTEDRDGPGWAPWLLPPLVWLTNGLLVLVALALLFVYGEPVTRPHSGPAVHFWRHRKQADLDLARGDFAQAAQQLWLALRALGRPLPTSHLDLACSLLWNLIRHLLQRLWVGRWLAGRAGGLQRDCALQADARTSARDAALVYHKLHQLHTMGKYTGGHIAATNLALSALNLAECSGDTVSVATLAEIYVAAALRVKTSLPRALHFLTRFFLSSARQACLAQSGSVPLAMQWLCHPVGHRFFVDGDWAVCSPPRESLYSSAGNPVDPLAQVTQLFREHLLERALNCVAQPSPSPASADGDREFSDALGYLQLLTSCCDAAGAPACSFSISSSMTATTGTDPVAKWWASLTAVVTHWLRRDEEAAERLYPLVEHLPLALQESEKPLPRAALHSFRAARALLGRGKAESGPASLTVCEKASEYLQDSLATTPVGSSIDKAMQLLLCDLLLVARTSLWRRQQLPAPAQASQGPSNGAQASALELRGFQRDLSGLRRLAQSFRPAMRRVFLHEATARLMAGASPTRTHQLLDRSLRRRAGPCSKGGAGVELEPRPTRREHAEALLLASCYLPPCFLSSPGQRVGMLAEAERMLEKLGDRRLLHDCQQMLMRLGGGTTVTSS, from the exons aCATGCTTCAGCTCATCAACAACCAAGACAGTGACTTCCCTGGCCTGTTTGACCCCCCCTATGCTGGGGGCGAAGCAGGGGGCACAGACCCCCCCAGTCCTGAAGCCACCTCCCCGGGCAGCTTGTCTCCAACTCATGTCGCGATGAACTCCCCACTCGAAGCCTTCCTGGGAGGGCCTAAGGCAGCACCCTCacctgtgtcccctccccagcctgcatCTGCACTGAAGATGTACCCATCTGTGCCTGCCTTCTCCCCTGGGCCTGGTATCAAGGAGGAGCCGGTGCCGCTTACCATCCTGCAGCCCCCCGCGCCGAAGCCCCTGTCAGGGGCCCTCCTGCCCCAGAGCTTTCCAGCCCCGGCCCCAGCGCAGTTCAGCTCTGCCCCTGTGTTGAGCTATCCCAGTCCTCCTGGAGGCTTTGCCGCAG GTACACCTCCAGGGAGCACCCCACAGCCGCTGCCTGGCCTGCCAGGGGCCCCACCCATCTCCTTGCACACCCAGGTCCAGAGCACAGCCCCTCAGCAGCTGTTGACGGCCGCAGCCACCCCCACAGTGGGCCCTGGAACCACCACTGTGACCTCGCAGATCCAGCAGGTCCCG gtcTTGCTGCAGCCCCACTTCATCAAGGCAGACTCTCTGCTCCTGACAACCATGAAAACGGACATGGGAGCCCCCATGAAGGCAGCGGGTgtcagctccctggcccctggcacAGCTGTGCAGACAGGGCCTTTGCAG ACCCTGGTGAGTGGCGGAACCATCTTGGCGACAGTGCCACTGGTAGTGGACGCTGACAAGTTGCCCATCAACCGGCTGGTGGCCAGTGGCAAGGCCTTGGGCTCGGCCCAGAGCCGTGGTGAGAAGCGTACAGCTCACAATGCCATTGAGAAGCGCTACCGCTCCTCCATCAATGACAAGATCATCGAGCTGAAGGACCTGGTAGTGGGCACTGAGGCGAAG CTGAATAAATCTGCTGTCTTGCGTAAGGCCATCGACTACATCCGCTTCCTACAACAGAGCAACCAGAAACTCAAGCAGGAGAACTTGGGTCTGCGCACTGCTGCCCACAAAAGCA AATCTTTGAAGGACCTGGTGTCAGCTTGTGGCAGTGGAGGCAACTTGGACGTGCGCATGGAGGGCATTCAGCCTGAGGTGGTGGACACACTGAGCCCACCACCCTCAGATGCAGGCTCACCCTTCCAGAGCAGCCCCTTGTCCCTTGGCAGCAGGAATAGTGGCAGTGGTGGCAGTGGCAGTGACTCTGAGCCCGACAGCCCAGTCTTCGAGGACAGCCAG GGAAAGCCAGAACAGCTGCCGTCCCCCCACGGCCGGGCCATGCTGGACCGCTCCCGCCTGGCCCTGTGTGCGCTCGtctttgtctgtctctcctgCAACCCTTTGGCCTCCCTGCTGGGCAGCTGGGGTCTCTCTGGCCCCTCGTATGCCACCAGCATCCACCAGGGTTCCAGGCGCAACATGCTGGGCACTGAGGACAGAG ATGGCCCTGGCTGGGCCCCGTGGCTGCTGCCCCCACTGGTCTGGCTGACCAATGGGCTGCTGGTGCTAGTCGCCTTGGCGCTTCTCTTTGTCTATGGAGAGCCGGTCACGCGGCCCCACTCAGGCCCGGCTGTGCACTTCTGGAGGCATCGCAAGCAGGCTGACCTGGACTTGGCCCGG GGGGACTTTGCCCAGGCCGCCCAGCAGCTGTGGCTGGCCCTGCGCGCGCTGGGccggcccctgcccacctcccacctggACCTGGCCTGTAGCCTGCTCTGGAACCTCATCCGCCATCTGCTGCAACGGCTCTGGGTGGGCCGCTGGCTGGCAGGCCGGGCAGGGGGTCTGCAAAGGGACTGCGCTCTGCAGGCAGACGCCCGTACCAGTGCCCGAGATGCGGCCCTTGTCTACCACAAGCTGCACCAGCTTCACACCATGG GGAAGTACACTGGTGGGCACATCGCTGCCACCAACCTGGCGCTGAGTGCGCTGAACCTGGCAGAATGTTCAGGGGACACTGTGTCTGTGGCCACGCTGGCTGAGATCTATGTGGCCGCCGCGCTAAGGGTCAAGACCAGTCTCCCGCGGGCCTTACATTTTCTGACA CGCTTCTTCCTGAGTAGCGCCCGCCAggcctgcctggcacagagtggctCAGTGCCGCTTGCCATGCAGTGGCTCTGCCACCCTGTGGGCCACCGTTTCTTCGTGGATGGGGACTGGGCCGTGTGCAGCCCCCCGAGGGAGAGCCTGTACAGCTCGGCTGGGAACCCAG TGGACCCCCTGGCGCAGGTGACTCAGCTGTTCCGTGAACATCTCTTGGAACGAGCACTGAATTGTGTGGCCCAGCCTAGCCCCAGCCCTGCATCAGCTGACGGGGACAG GGAATTCTCAGATGCCCTTGGGTACCTGCAGCTACTGACCAGCTGTTGCGACGCCGCCGGGGCTCCGGCCTGCAGCTTCTCCATCAGCTCCAGCATGACCGCCACCACCG GCACAGACCCAGTGGCCAAGTGGTGGGCTTCCCTGACGGCTGTGGTGACCCACTGGCTGCGGCGGGACGAGGAGGCAGCTGAACGACTGTACCCACTGGTAGAACACCTGCCCCTCGCCCTGCAGGAGTCAGA GAAACCCCTGCCAAGGGCAGCTCTGCACTCCTTCCGGGCTGCCCGGGCCCTGCTGGGCCGCGGGAAGGCAGAGTCTGGCCCGGCCAGCCTGACCGTTTGTGAGAAGGCCAGTGAGTACCTGCAGGACAGCCTGGCCACTACACCAGTTGGCAGCTCCATTGAcaag GCCATGCAGCTGCTCCTGTGTGACCTGCTCCTTGTGGCGCGCACTAGCCTGTGGCGGCGGCAACAGCTGCCTGCACCAGCCCAGGCCTCGCAGGGCCCGAGCAATGGAGCCCAGGCCTCTGCCCTCGAGCTGCGTGGCTTCCAGCGGGACCTGAGTGGCCTGAGGCGTTTGGCGCAGAGCTTCCGGCCAGCCATGCGGCGG GTGTTTCTACATGAGGCCACAGCCCGGCTGATGGCAGGGGCCAGTCCCACGCGGACACACCAGCTGCTGGACCGCAGTCTGAGGAGGAGGGCAGGCCCCTGCAGCAAAGGAG GTGCGGGGGTGGAGCTGGAGCCAAGGCCCACGAGGCGGGAGCATGCCGAGGCTCTGCTGCTGGCCTCCTGCTACCTGCCGCCCTGCTTCCTGTCGTCCCCGGGGCAGCGCGTGGGCATGCTGGCCGAGGCGGAGCGCATGCTCGAGAAGCTCGGCGATCGCCGGCTGCTGCACGACTGCCAGCAGATGCTCATGCGCCTGGGCGGCGGGACCACGGTCACCTCCAGCTAG
- the SREBF1 gene encoding sterol regulatory element-binding protein 1 isoform X1 yields the protein MDCTFEDMLQLINNQDSDFPGLFDPPYAGGEAGGTDPPSPEATSPGSLSPTHVAMNSPLEAFLGGPKAAPSPVSPPQPASALKMYPSVPAFSPGPGIKEEPVPLTILQPPAPKPLSGALLPQSFPAPAPAQFSSAPVLSYPSPPGGFAAGTPPGSTPQPLPGLPGAPPISLHTQVQSTAPQQLLTAAATPTVGPGTTTVTSQIQQVPVLLQPHFIKADSLLLTTMKTDMGAPMKAAGVSSLAPGTAVQTGPLQTLVSGGTILATVPLVVDADKLPINRLVASGKALGSAQSRGEKRTAHNAIEKRYRSSINDKIIELKDLVVGTEAKLNKSAVLRKAIDYIRFLQQSNQKLKQENLGLRTAAHKSKSLKDLVSACGSGGNLDVRMEGIQPEVVDTLSPPPSDAGSPFQSSPLSLGSRNSGSGGSGSDSEPDSPVFEDSQGKPEQLPSPHGRAMLDRSRLALCALVFVCLSCNPLASLLGSWGLSGPSYATSIHQGSRRNMLGTEDRDGPGWAPWLLPPLVWLTNGLLVLVALALLFVYGEPVTRPHSGPAVHFWRHRKQADLDLARGDFAQAAQQLWLALRALGRPLPTSHLDLACSLLWNLIRHLLQRLWVGRWLAGRAGGLQRDCALQADARTSARDAALVYHKLHQLHTMGKYTGGHIAATNLALSALNLAECSGDTVSVATLAEIYVAAALRVKTSLPRALHFLTRFFLSSARQACLAQSGSVPLAMQWLCHPVGHRFFVDGDWAVCSPPRESLYSSAGNPVDPLAQVTQLFREHLLERALNCVAQPSPSPASADGDREFSDALGYLQLLTSCCDAAGAPACSFSISSSMTATTGTDPVAKWWASLTAVVTHWLRRDEEAAERLYPLVEHLPLALQESEKPLPRAALHSFRAARALLGRGKAESGPASLTVCEKASEYLQDSLATTPVGSSIDKAMQLLLCDLLLVARTSLWRRQQLPAPAQASQGPSNGAQASALELRGFQRDLSGLRRLAQSFRPAMRRVFLHEATARLMAGASPTRTHQLLDRSLRRRAGPCSKGGAGVELEPRPTRREHAEALLLASCYLPPCFLSSPGQRVGMLAEAERMLEKLGDRRLLHDCQQMLMRLGGGTTVTSS from the exons ATGGATTGCACGTTCGAAG aCATGCTTCAGCTCATCAACAACCAAGACAGTGACTTCCCTGGCCTGTTTGACCCCCCCTATGCTGGGGGCGAAGCAGGGGGCACAGACCCCCCCAGTCCTGAAGCCACCTCCCCGGGCAGCTTGTCTCCAACTCATGTCGCGATGAACTCCCCACTCGAAGCCTTCCTGGGAGGGCCTAAGGCAGCACCCTCacctgtgtcccctccccagcctgcatCTGCACTGAAGATGTACCCATCTGTGCCTGCCTTCTCCCCTGGGCCTGGTATCAAGGAGGAGCCGGTGCCGCTTACCATCCTGCAGCCCCCCGCGCCGAAGCCCCTGTCAGGGGCCCTCCTGCCCCAGAGCTTTCCAGCCCCGGCCCCAGCGCAGTTCAGCTCTGCCCCTGTGTTGAGCTATCCCAGTCCTCCTGGAGGCTTTGCCGCAG GTACACCTCCAGGGAGCACCCCACAGCCGCTGCCTGGCCTGCCAGGGGCCCCACCCATCTCCTTGCACACCCAGGTCCAGAGCACAGCCCCTCAGCAGCTGTTGACGGCCGCAGCCACCCCCACAGTGGGCCCTGGAACCACCACTGTGACCTCGCAGATCCAGCAGGTCCCG gtcTTGCTGCAGCCCCACTTCATCAAGGCAGACTCTCTGCTCCTGACAACCATGAAAACGGACATGGGAGCCCCCATGAAGGCAGCGGGTgtcagctccctggcccctggcacAGCTGTGCAGACAGGGCCTTTGCAG ACCCTGGTGAGTGGCGGAACCATCTTGGCGACAGTGCCACTGGTAGTGGACGCTGACAAGTTGCCCATCAACCGGCTGGTGGCCAGTGGCAAGGCCTTGGGCTCGGCCCAGAGCCGTGGTGAGAAGCGTACAGCTCACAATGCCATTGAGAAGCGCTACCGCTCCTCCATCAATGACAAGATCATCGAGCTGAAGGACCTGGTAGTGGGCACTGAGGCGAAG CTGAATAAATCTGCTGTCTTGCGTAAGGCCATCGACTACATCCGCTTCCTACAACAGAGCAACCAGAAACTCAAGCAGGAGAACTTGGGTCTGCGCACTGCTGCCCACAAAAGCA AATCTTTGAAGGACCTGGTGTCAGCTTGTGGCAGTGGAGGCAACTTGGACGTGCGCATGGAGGGCATTCAGCCTGAGGTGGTGGACACACTGAGCCCACCACCCTCAGATGCAGGCTCACCCTTCCAGAGCAGCCCCTTGTCCCTTGGCAGCAGGAATAGTGGCAGTGGTGGCAGTGGCAGTGACTCTGAGCCCGACAGCCCAGTCTTCGAGGACAGCCAG GGAAAGCCAGAACAGCTGCCGTCCCCCCACGGCCGGGCCATGCTGGACCGCTCCCGCCTGGCCCTGTGTGCGCTCGtctttgtctgtctctcctgCAACCCTTTGGCCTCCCTGCTGGGCAGCTGGGGTCTCTCTGGCCCCTCGTATGCCACCAGCATCCACCAGGGTTCCAGGCGCAACATGCTGGGCACTGAGGACAGAG ATGGCCCTGGCTGGGCCCCGTGGCTGCTGCCCCCACTGGTCTGGCTGACCAATGGGCTGCTGGTGCTAGTCGCCTTGGCGCTTCTCTTTGTCTATGGAGAGCCGGTCACGCGGCCCCACTCAGGCCCGGCTGTGCACTTCTGGAGGCATCGCAAGCAGGCTGACCTGGACTTGGCCCGG GGGGACTTTGCCCAGGCCGCCCAGCAGCTGTGGCTGGCCCTGCGCGCGCTGGGccggcccctgcccacctcccacctggACCTGGCCTGTAGCCTGCTCTGGAACCTCATCCGCCATCTGCTGCAACGGCTCTGGGTGGGCCGCTGGCTGGCAGGCCGGGCAGGGGGTCTGCAAAGGGACTGCGCTCTGCAGGCAGACGCCCGTACCAGTGCCCGAGATGCGGCCCTTGTCTACCACAAGCTGCACCAGCTTCACACCATGG GGAAGTACACTGGTGGGCACATCGCTGCCACCAACCTGGCGCTGAGTGCGCTGAACCTGGCAGAATGTTCAGGGGACACTGTGTCTGTGGCCACGCTGGCTGAGATCTATGTGGCCGCCGCGCTAAGGGTCAAGACCAGTCTCCCGCGGGCCTTACATTTTCTGACA CGCTTCTTCCTGAGTAGCGCCCGCCAggcctgcctggcacagagtggctCAGTGCCGCTTGCCATGCAGTGGCTCTGCCACCCTGTGGGCCACCGTTTCTTCGTGGATGGGGACTGGGCCGTGTGCAGCCCCCCGAGGGAGAGCCTGTACAGCTCGGCTGGGAACCCAG TGGACCCCCTGGCGCAGGTGACTCAGCTGTTCCGTGAACATCTCTTGGAACGAGCACTGAATTGTGTGGCCCAGCCTAGCCCCAGCCCTGCATCAGCTGACGGGGACAG GGAATTCTCAGATGCCCTTGGGTACCTGCAGCTACTGACCAGCTGTTGCGACGCCGCCGGGGCTCCGGCCTGCAGCTTCTCCATCAGCTCCAGCATGACCGCCACCACCG GCACAGACCCAGTGGCCAAGTGGTGGGCTTCCCTGACGGCTGTGGTGACCCACTGGCTGCGGCGGGACGAGGAGGCAGCTGAACGACTGTACCCACTGGTAGAACACCTGCCCCTCGCCCTGCAGGAGTCAGA GAAACCCCTGCCAAGGGCAGCTCTGCACTCCTTCCGGGCTGCCCGGGCCCTGCTGGGCCGCGGGAAGGCAGAGTCTGGCCCGGCCAGCCTGACCGTTTGTGAGAAGGCCAGTGAGTACCTGCAGGACAGCCTGGCCACTACACCAGTTGGCAGCTCCATTGAcaag GCCATGCAGCTGCTCCTGTGTGACCTGCTCCTTGTGGCGCGCACTAGCCTGTGGCGGCGGCAACAGCTGCCTGCACCAGCCCAGGCCTCGCAGGGCCCGAGCAATGGAGCCCAGGCCTCTGCCCTCGAGCTGCGTGGCTTCCAGCGGGACCTGAGTGGCCTGAGGCGTTTGGCGCAGAGCTTCCGGCCAGCCATGCGGCGG GTGTTTCTACATGAGGCCACAGCCCGGCTGATGGCAGGGGCCAGTCCCACGCGGACACACCAGCTGCTGGACCGCAGTCTGAGGAGGAGGGCAGGCCCCTGCAGCAAAGGAG GTGCGGGGGTGGAGCTGGAGCCAAGGCCCACGAGGCGGGAGCATGCCGAGGCTCTGCTGCTGGCCTCCTGCTACCTGCCGCCCTGCTTCCTGTCGTCCCCGGGGCAGCGCGTGGGCATGCTGGCCGAGGCGGAGCGCATGCTCGAGAAGCTCGGCGATCGCCGGCTGCTGCACGACTGCCAGCAGATGCTCATGCGCCTGGGCGGCGGGACCACGGTCACCTCCAGCTAG